The DNA sequence CGCTCTTCGAAGAGATCACCCGGCTCCCCGAGTACTACCCGACCCGCGCCGAGCGGGAGATCCTCCTGGCCCGCGCGGCGGAGATCGCCGACGCGACCGGGGCCCGCACCCTCGTCGAGCTGGGCTCCGGCTCCTCCGAGAAGACCCGCCACCTGATCCGGGCACTGCCGGACCTGCGCGTCTACGTCCCCGTCGACGTGAGCGAGAGCGCGCTGGAGCCGGCCGGGGAGGCCCTGCTGGCCGAGCGTCCACACCTGACGGTGCACGCGCTGGTCGCGGACTTCATGAACGGGCTCACGCTGCCCGACGACACTCCGGGGCCGCGGCTGCTGGCCTTCCTCGGCGGCACGATCGGCAATCTGCTGCCGGCCGAGCGGGCCGTCTTCCTGGCCTCGGTGAGCGAACTGCTCGCCCCCGGTGACGCGCTGCTGCTCGGCACCGACCTGGTGAAGGACGAGGCCACCCTGGTCGCCGCCTACGACGACGCCCAGGGGGTCACCGCGGCGTTCAACAAGAACGTGCTGGCGGTGCTCGACCGCGAGCTGGGCGCCGACTTCGACCCCGCCGACTTCGACCACCTGGCGGTGTGGAACGCCGAGGAGGAGTGGATGGAGATGCGGCTGAGAGCCCGTAAGGAGCTGACCGCGAAGATCCCCGC is a window from the Streptomyces luomodiensis genome containing:
- the egtD gene encoding L-histidine N(alpha)-methyltransferase, with amino-acid sequence MSPFTVTRTLPADATAAALRADVADGLTSTPKHLPPKWFYDARGSALFEEITRLPEYYPTRAEREILLARAAEIADATGARTLVELGSGSSEKTRHLIRALPDLRVYVPVDVSESALEPAGEALLAERPHLTVHALVADFMNGLTLPDDTPGPRLLAFLGGTIGNLLPAERAVFLASVSELLAPGDALLLGTDLVKDEATLVAAYDDAQGVTAAFNKNVLAVLDRELGADFDPADFDHLAVWNAEEEWMEMRLRARKELTAKIPAMDLAVHFTAGEELRTEVSAKFREEKVRAELTAAGLEPRRWWTDAAGRFAVSLAVRG